One region of Bacillus zhangzhouensis genomic DNA includes:
- a CDS encoding 1-acyl-sn-glycerol-3-phosphate acyltransferase: MYKFSGYTVKLLFGLRGGIKVYQKENLPTDRGFVIACTHEGFVDVLALGAGILPFEIHYMAKKELFANKWIGGFLKKIHAFPVDRENPGPSSIKTPIKLLKEGKIVGIFPSGTRTTEDVPLKRGAVTIAQLGNAPIVPAAYKGPSNAKSLFKKGKMRLIIGEPIELSEFDHLPPKERLGVMTEVLNTKIKELEAQLMEKA, translated from the coding sequence ATGTATAAATTTTCAGGCTATACCGTCAAATTATTATTTGGTCTCCGAGGTGGAATCAAAGTATATCAAAAAGAGAATCTGCCAACTGATCGGGGTTTTGTCATTGCTTGTACACATGAGGGTTTTGTGGATGTTCTTGCATTAGGCGCAGGAATTCTTCCGTTTGAGATCCACTACATGGCGAAAAAAGAATTGTTTGCAAATAAATGGATCGGTGGATTTTTAAAAAAGATTCATGCCTTTCCAGTTGATCGTGAGAATCCTGGGCCAAGCAGTATTAAAACGCCCATTAAATTATTAAAAGAGGGAAAGATCGTTGGGATTTTTCCAAGCGGAACACGTACAACAGAGGATGTTCCTTTAAAAAGAGGAGCGGTTACCATTGCGCAGCTCGGTAATGCACCAATTGTTCCAGCTGCATACAAAGGACCTTCAAATGCGAAAAGTCTGTTCAAAAAAGGGAAAATGCGCTTAATCATCGGTGAACCGATTGAACTGTCTGAATTTGACCATCTGCCGCCAAAAGAAAGATTAGGTGTCATGACGGAAGTATTAAATACGAAAATCAAAGAGCTTGAAGCTCAATTAATGGAAAAAGCATAA
- a CDS encoding hemolysin family protein, with product MDIVNLLIVALLIALTAFFVASEFAIIRLRSSRIDQLIAEGNKTAVAVKHVTTHLDEYLSACQLGITITALGIGWLGEETIAHMLAPLFAELSIPQSASSIVTFIIAFSIMTFLHVVVGELAPKTLAIQKAEQVSLLFARPLMIFYKVMFPFIWVLNGSARLLTKAFGLQQVSEHDMAHSEEELRIILSESYKNGEINQSEFKYVNKIFEFDDRLAKEIMIPRTEVVSFPHDITIEEMLKVTKVEKYTRYPIEDGDKDNIIGVLNIKEVLTACISGECSTSDTIEKFVNPIIHVIETVHVHDLLLKMQRERVHMAILSDEYGGTAGLVTVEDILEEIVGEIRDEFDIDEINEVRKLGEDHYIFNGKVLVDQVNLLLGTQLDNEEVDTIGGWFLTQKYEVKKNDAIREQGYEFIINEVDGHHVAYIEVKKLNEQLLEAAEEGAS from the coding sequence TTGGACATAGTTAATTTACTCATAGTTGCTTTACTTATAGCTTTAACCGCATTTTTCGTTGCATCAGAGTTTGCGATCATTCGCTTAAGAAGCTCAAGAATTGATCAGTTAATCGCAGAAGGTAATAAAACAGCAGTTGCTGTCAAGCATGTAACGACTCACCTTGATGAGTACCTATCAGCCTGTCAGCTTGGTATTACCATTACCGCCCTTGGTATTGGTTGGTTAGGGGAAGAAACAATTGCACATATGCTTGCGCCGCTCTTTGCAGAACTGTCCATTCCTCAATCAGCTAGTTCCATTGTCACTTTTATTATTGCGTTTAGTATCATGACGTTTTTACACGTTGTAGTTGGAGAGCTTGCACCAAAAACACTCGCCATTCAAAAGGCTGAGCAAGTATCCCTTCTTTTTGCTAGACCACTGATGATCTTTTACAAAGTGATGTTCCCGTTCATTTGGGTATTAAATGGTTCTGCTCGTTTGTTAACGAAAGCGTTCGGTCTTCAGCAAGTATCTGAGCATGACATGGCGCACTCTGAGGAAGAATTGCGGATTATTTTATCAGAGAGCTATAAGAACGGCGAGATTAACCAGTCTGAATTCAAATATGTAAATAAAATTTTCGAATTTGATGATCGTCTGGCGAAAGAAATTATGATACCTCGTACCGAAGTTGTCAGCTTCCCACATGATATTACCATTGAGGAAATGCTGAAGGTGACAAAGGTAGAGAAATATACACGTTATCCAATTGAAGATGGCGACAAAGACAACATTATTGGAGTTCTAAACATTAAAGAGGTTCTCACTGCCTGCATTAGCGGTGAGTGTTCTACAAGCGATACGATCGAAAAGTTTGTAAATCCGATTATTCATGTGATTGAAACGGTTCATGTTCATGATTTACTGCTCAAAATGCAGCGTGAACGTGTACACATGGCCATTTTATCAGATGAATATGGCGGTACAGCAGGTCTTGTGACCGTTGAAGACATCCTTGAAGAAATCGTTGGTGAAATTCGTGATGAGTTCGACATTGATGAAATCAACGAAGTGCGTAAACTTGGAGAAGACCATTACATCTTTAATGGCAAGGTTCTTGTTGATCAAGTCAACCTGCTATTAGGTACACAGCTTGATAATGAAGAGGTCGACACAATCGGCGGCTGGTTCCTTACACAGAAATATGAAGTAAAGAAAAATGACGCCATTCGTGAACAAGGCTATGAATTTATCATTAATGAAGTCGATGGACACCATGTGGCATACATCGAAGTAAAAAAATTAAATGAACAATTATTAGAAGCAGCTGAAGAAGGCGCTTCTTAA
- a CDS encoding MerR family transcriptional regulator → MTVRRRCSDGAEKKYRIGELAQIAQVTKRTVDYYTNLGLLAPVRSCSNYRYYDEYALKRLQLIVLCKQQRLALSDIKSRLDEQFPSQKEDHDELVHLTSDIDRMNEHMDRILARCKQLQPEQREKLKEQLTPEKMTAVQSFLLLLS, encoded by the coding sequence GTGACGGTTAGGAGGAGATGTTCAGATGGGGCTGAGAAAAAGTATCGTATTGGTGAACTAGCACAGATTGCACAGGTGACGAAACGAACTGTAGATTATTATACAAATCTAGGATTGCTTGCGCCTGTTAGATCTTGCTCAAATTATCGTTATTACGATGAATATGCTTTAAAACGATTACAATTAATCGTTCTTTGCAAACAGCAGAGATTGGCTCTTTCTGACATCAAATCCAGATTAGATGAACAATTCCCTTCTCAAAAGGAAGATCATGATGAACTTGTCCATTTAACCTCTGATATCGATCGAATGAATGAGCATATGGACCGCATTTTGGCACGTTGTAAGCAGCTTCAGCCAGAACAACGTGAAAAACTAAAAGAGCAGCTTACTCCTGAAAAAATGACGGCTGTCCAATCATTTTTACTGCTGTTAAGTTAA
- a CDS encoding hemolysin family protein encodes MDDIVNLSIVGVLIALTAFFVASEFAIVKVRSSRINQLVAEGSKKAIMAKKVTSRLDEYLSACQLGITVTSLGLGWIGKPAVKELLVRGFGLTNIPDSAISLISATLAFSIITFLHVVVGELAPKTLAIQKAEKMTLWLSGPLHAFYILMFPFIYVLNGSARVLTKMMGMDMRSEKEHSHSEEELKILLSESLKNGEINPSEYNYMNKIFDFDNRIAREIMIPRREICAIPEDMPLDDILAIMTQEKYTRFPVFSGDKDHVIGMLNKKQLFADLVYQGEKDQLKIQDYIYPVIEVIDTIPIQELLVKMQRDRMHMAILTDEYGGTSGLVTTEDILEEIVGDIRDEFDKDEQPVIQKRADHHYVLDGKVRLDEVQDLIEISYHDEEIDTIGGLILKENIDIREGQSVYLDDIRMKVLEMDGRYVKKIDLKKGVTSPEKGSARTGLDIKEPLLVNEMTLSEK; translated from the coding sequence ATGGACGATATTGTTAATCTGAGTATAGTCGGTGTTTTGATTGCTTTAACAGCTTTCTTTGTTGCATCTGAATTTGCCATAGTAAAGGTGAGAAGTTCAAGAATTAATCAGCTTGTTGCCGAAGGGTCCAAAAAGGCCATCATGGCGAAAAAGGTGACATCAAGGCTAGATGAATATTTGTCAGCCTGTCAGCTCGGTATTACAGTGACATCCCTTGGTTTAGGGTGGATTGGTAAGCCGGCTGTGAAAGAACTGTTGGTTCGAGGTTTTGGTTTGACAAACATTCCTGATTCAGCAATCAGCCTGATCTCAGCAACACTTGCGTTCTCTATTATTACCTTTTTGCATGTAGTTGTAGGTGAGCTTGCACCAAAAACGCTTGCCATTCAAAAGGCGGAAAAAATGACGCTATGGCTGTCAGGCCCGCTGCATGCATTTTATATCCTTATGTTCCCTTTCATTTATGTGTTAAACGGGTCAGCCCGTGTGCTAACTAAAATGATGGGCATGGATATGAGGTCTGAAAAAGAACATTCCCATTCTGAAGAGGAATTGAAGATTTTATTATCTGAGAGTTTAAAAAATGGGGAAATCAACCCATCAGAATATAATTATATGAACAAAATTTTTGATTTTGATAATCGAATTGCCAGAGAGATCATGATACCGCGGAGAGAAATTTGTGCGATCCCAGAAGATATGCCGTTAGATGATATCCTCGCCATCATGACGCAGGAAAAGTATACACGTTTCCCTGTGTTTTCAGGAGATAAAGACCATGTCATCGGCATGCTGAACAAAAAGCAGCTCTTTGCAGATCTTGTGTATCAAGGAGAAAAAGATCAACTGAAAATTCAAGATTATATATATCCAGTGATTGAAGTCATCGACACGATTCCTATTCAAGAGCTTCTCGTCAAGATGCAGCGTGATAGAATGCATATGGCGATCTTAACTGACGAATACGGCGGAACGTCTGGACTTGTCACAACGGAAGATATTTTAGAAGAGATTGTCGGAGATATTCGAGATGAATTCGATAAAGATGAGCAGCCAGTTATTCAAAAAAGAGCCGATCATCATTATGTTTTAGATGGCAAAGTGAGATTAGATGAAGTTCAAGATTTGATCGAGATTTCTTATCATGATGAGGAAATTGATACAATCGGGGGGCTCATCTTAAAAGAGAATATTGATATCAGAGAAGGACAATCCGTCTATCTTGATGATATTCGAATGAAAGTGCTGGAAATGGATGGACGTTACGTTAAAAAGATTGATTTGAAAAAAGGCGTCACATCGCCAGAAAAAGGCAGCGCACGCACTGGGCTTGATATAAAGGAGCCGCTGTTAGTAAATGAAATGACCTTGAGCGAAAAATAA
- a CDS encoding transcriptional regulator — translation MLWYETVSIMEKKTSMKRIEFHLRNFKNYQAAILNIERQLEKRSPHHLDHMTRKKLEEQKSQYELIVACIETALKELDEIEQQLIDYKYFRDWRMAKCAMEIGYSEKTLFLMKRQIMDQLLISLAAITNI, via the coding sequence ATGCTTTGGTATGAAACCGTAAGTATCATGGAGAAAAAAACCTCAATGAAACGAATTGAGTTTCATTTAAGGAATTTCAAAAATTATCAAGCAGCGATCTTAAATATCGAAAGGCAGCTTGAAAAAAGAAGCCCGCATCATCTCGACCACATGACACGGAAAAAGTTAGAAGAGCAAAAAAGTCAGTATGAACTCATCGTTGCTTGTATTGAAACGGCATTAAAAGAGTTAGATGAAATAGAGCAGCAGCTCATCGATTACAAATATTTTCGAGATTGGCGGATGGCAAAATGTGCAATGGAAATCGGTTATAGCGAAAAAACACTCTTTTTGATGAAGCGCCAGATAATGGATCAGCTGCTCATCAGCTTAGCCGCCATCACCAACATTTAA
- the crcB gene encoding fluoride efflux transporter CrcB: MIVFYTAVAGGIGSALRFFLSQSIQKTKFHTRFPYSIILINLLGAAGLGLLTGSVTDYDPLLMIIGTGFFGGFTTFSTFSVEAASMLHERQIGQLAVYLLVTIIGSLCLFAAFYQIGQHLF; the protein is encoded by the coding sequence ATGATTGTATTTTATACAGCTGTTGCTGGCGGGATTGGCAGTGCCCTTCGTTTTTTTCTCAGTCAATCGATTCAGAAAACCAAGTTTCATACGCGTTTTCCGTATAGTATTATTCTCATCAACTTACTCGGCGCAGCCGGTTTAGGTTTACTGACAGGTTCAGTGACTGACTATGATCCGCTGCTTATGATCATTGGAACTGGGTTTTTCGGTGGTTTTACAACATTCTCTACATTTAGTGTAGAGGCTGCGTCTATGCTGCATGAGCGGCAAATTGGACAACTTGCTGTCTACTTATTGGTCACAATCATCGGGTCTTTATGTCTCTTTGCTGCGTTTTATCAAATAGGACAGCACCTTTTTTAA
- the crcB gene encoding fluoride efflux transporter CrcB, producing MQMKAYLAVFIGGLVGTLCRYELSRSIVSQTFPYSTLIENMTGSLLLGFSTGYFMFRKRKKYLAALIGTGFCGGFTTMSTFSKETVLLLQNGLFTPSVIYILLSVIAGVGAALCGLITAQRLFQQNEQPKGNR from the coding sequence ATGCAAATGAAAGCATATCTCGCCGTATTTATCGGTGGATTGGTTGGTACACTTTGCAGATATGAACTTAGCCGGTCCATTGTCAGCCAGACATTTCCCTATTCAACACTGATTGAAAACATGACAGGCAGTCTGCTTCTTGGCTTTTCAACAGGATATTTTATGTTTCGGAAGAGAAAAAAATATCTTGCTGCTTTGATTGGAACAGGATTTTGTGGTGGTTTTACGACAATGTCCACTTTTTCTAAAGAAACAGTTCTCTTATTACAGAATGGACTGTTCACACCAAGTGTCATATACATTCTACTCTCAGTGATTGCTGGAGTGGGCGCTGCCTTATGTGGACTGATTACCGCTCAGCGCCTCTTTCAACAAAATGAACAGCCGAAAGGAAACAGATAA
- a CDS encoding glycerophosphodiester phosphodiesterase gives MYIIAHRGSSSAAPENTIAAFDLAVQQGADYIELDVQLTMDQHVAVIHDDTVDRTTNGSGFVKSYTLDRLKKLDAGSWFDSQYTNERIPTLQEILERYSQRIGILIEIKHPKRQIGIEKAVVDIINRFAYSQHIMVQSFDANALQRVKTYAPSLRTAFIIKPSAFKLTKRKLEGYSSFADCVNMKKTMISRWWIDRIHSFGMDVFIWTVKDQKTAERMKTYPIDGVVTDHPPFFLKEK, from the coding sequence GTGTATATTATCGCGCATAGAGGGTCTTCAAGCGCTGCCCCAGAAAATACAATCGCCGCATTTGATTTAGCTGTTCAGCAGGGTGCGGATTATATTGAGTTAGACGTCCAGCTGACAATGGATCAGCACGTAGCCGTCATCCATGATGATACCGTTGATCGAACGACTAACGGAAGCGGCTTCGTGAAAAGTTATACACTTGATCGGCTGAAAAAACTGGATGCAGGAAGCTGGTTTGATTCTCAGTACACCAACGAACGAATTCCCACCTTACAAGAAATTCTTGAAAGATACAGTCAGCGAATCGGGATACTGATTGAGATTAAGCATCCAAAACGGCAGATTGGGATTGAAAAGGCAGTTGTCGACATCATCAACCGGTTTGCCTATTCCCAACACATCATGGTTCAATCTTTTGATGCCAATGCACTTCAAAGAGTCAAGACTTACGCCCCTTCTCTTCGAACAGCTTTTATTATTAAACCCTCTGCCTTCAAACTGACAAAAAGGAAATTAGAGGGGTACAGCTCCTTTGCGGATTGCGTTAATATGAAGAAAACGATGATCAGCAGATGGTGGATTGATCGCATCCACTCATTTGGAATGGATGTCTTTATATGGACAGTGAAAGACCAAAAAACAGCCGAAAGGATGAAAACATACCCCATTGATGGAGTGGTGACGGATCACCCACCATTTTTTCTAAAGGAGAAATGA
- a CDS encoding YhdX family protein produces MGKGRIRVEERIKAETDAEMFKATLLDQTQKKK; encoded by the coding sequence TTGGGTAAAGGGAGAATTAGAGTGGAAGAACGTATTAAGGCCGAAACGGATGCTGAAATGTTTAAAGCGACTCTCCTTGATCAGACTCAGAAGAAAAAGTAG
- a CDS encoding mechanosensitive ion channel family protein: MFTQKWMDTYFTVDIAIQIGISLCILLLFLLLRKVFTKHLFQLLFRLTNRSKTGVMNQIVVAFEKPTRLFFVALGLYFALRQAPYFEYHMDVITKLYRSSIILMLTWGLCNVTAASSFLFQKVSSKFELDMDDILAPFLSKVLRFIIIALSISVIGQEFNYDVNGLVAGLGLGGLAFALAAQDTVANFFGGVVIITEKPFTMGDFVETPSVLGTVEDITFRSTRFRTPAEAVVTVPNSTLSKEPITNWTRMNKRQITFSVRVSYNTPKENIDQCIKRLKQMLHEHDGVHKETIMVNLDVLADSYLNLFFNFYTNTTAWSENLEIKQDINYRIMDIFQEEGVEFAFPGQAIYMKQKGEKQLGK; the protein is encoded by the coding sequence ATGTTTACACAAAAATGGATGGATACATATTTTACAGTAGATATTGCGATCCAAATAGGTATTAGCCTTTGTATTTTATTACTTTTTTTGTTGCTTCGGAAAGTATTTACGAAGCATTTATTTCAGCTTCTGTTTAGGTTGACGAATCGATCTAAAACGGGGGTCATGAACCAAATTGTTGTGGCATTTGAAAAACCAACCAGGCTGTTTTTCGTGGCACTTGGTTTATATTTTGCGTTAAGACAGGCACCATACTTTGAGTATCATATGGATGTCATCACCAAATTATATAGATCCTCCATTATATTGATGCTGACGTGGGGGCTTTGTAATGTAACCGCTGCATCTTCTTTCTTGTTTCAAAAGGTAAGTTCGAAATTTGAATTAGATATGGATGATATTTTAGCACCGTTTTTATCAAAGGTACTTCGTTTCATTATTATTGCACTGAGTATTAGTGTCATTGGACAAGAATTTAATTATGACGTAAATGGACTTGTGGCAGGTCTTGGGCTAGGTGGTCTAGCTTTTGCACTCGCCGCTCAGGATACAGTGGCTAACTTTTTTGGAGGGGTTGTTATCATTACAGAGAAGCCTTTTACGATGGGCGACTTTGTGGAGACACCAAGTGTTCTTGGGACTGTTGAGGACATTACATTTCGAAGTACAAGGTTTCGAACACCAGCTGAAGCAGTCGTGACCGTACCGAATTCCACGCTTTCTAAGGAACCGATCACAAACTGGACAAGAATGAATAAACGTCAGATTACGTTCTCTGTTCGCGTTTCCTACAATACACCAAAGGAAAACATTGATCAGTGTATTAAGCGTCTCAAACAGATGCTTCACGAGCATGATGGTGTGCATAAGGAGACGATTATGGTGAATCTCGATGTACTAGCAGACAGCTATTTGAACTTGTTTTTCAACTTTTACACAAACACGACAGCTTGGTCTGAAAACCTTGAGATAAAGCAGGACATTAACTATCGCATCATGGATATTTTCCAAGAGGAAGGCGTAGAATTTGCTTTTCCTGGTCAGGCCATTTATATGAAACAAAAAGGTGAGAAGCAGCTGGGTAAATAA
- a CDS encoding NAD-dependent protein deacylase, whose translation MDQTKVDVLREKLSQASHITVLSGAGMSTESGIPDFRSKGGLWTKDTDRMEAMSRSYFLSNPHQFWPKFKELFQMKMSGEYEPNSGHIFLASLEQQGKHVDIFTQNIDGLHKKAGSQHVYELHGSIQTATCPSCQAVYDLPYLLKEEVPVCQRVSSDGMTCGCVLKTDVVLFGDRIKHFDQVETSIQKTDMLLVMGTSLEVAPARYIPEDAAHDPSIFMVMMNLSETEFDPLFDLVFHERIGDLVKAL comes from the coding sequence ATGGATCAAACAAAGGTGGATGTGCTAAGAGAGAAATTATCGCAGGCTTCACATATTACAGTACTCTCAGGTGCAGGTATGAGTACAGAATCGGGTATTCCTGATTTTAGATCAAAGGGTGGTCTGTGGACAAAAGATACTGACCGTATGGAGGCGATGAGCCGGTCCTATTTTTTATCAAATCCTCATCAATTTTGGCCGAAATTTAAGGAATTGTTTCAGATGAAAATGAGTGGTGAATACGAGCCGAATAGCGGGCACATCTTTTTAGCCAGCCTTGAGCAACAAGGAAAGCATGTGGACATTTTCACCCAAAATATTGACGGACTGCATAAAAAGGCAGGAAGCCAGCATGTATATGAACTCCATGGCTCCATTCAAACGGCTACTTGTCCATCGTGCCAGGCGGTATATGATCTGCCTTATTTATTAAAAGAAGAAGTCCCGGTCTGTCAAAGGGTTTCCTCAGACGGCATGACGTGTGGGTGTGTGCTAAAAACAGATGTTGTCCTATTTGGAGATAGGATCAAACATTTTGATCAAGTGGAGACATCAATTCAGAAAACGGACATGCTCCTCGTCATGGGGACTTCCCTGGAGGTAGCGCCAGCCAGATATATTCCAGAAGATGCAGCTCATGATCCTTCCATCTTCATGGTGATGATGAATTTGAGTGAAACAGAATTTGATCCGCTTTTTGATCTTGTCTTTCATGAGCGAATTGGCGATCTCGTGAAAGCTTTATAA
- a CDS encoding polysaccharide deacetylase, translating to MQRVKKQTPSNTMLLSKAIGFVILTLILFFIWDMSKANMQAADQPAKLSASSQFRDTSTSMKAKDDSRKTLNAHFKINSNKHVTDQTIFLTFDDGPSATSNQLLDVLKAHQVKATFFMLGPQIKEHPAAVKRLHQEGHQLGLHGITHDVKRFYEKSDSPVNEMKEDQRILASVTGEYTHLVRTPYGSAPNLTDQQKARLKQKGFVYWDWTIDSLDWKYKSSKYVPEVLNQLQVLEAKYPKEPKIILMHDQPATAKYLSSLITQLKAKGYTFEVLDETMKPLQQ from the coding sequence ATGCAACGGGTTAAAAAACAGACACCTTCAAACACAATGCTGCTCTCAAAGGCGATTGGTTTTGTCATTCTGACACTGATCCTCTTTTTCATTTGGGATATGTCCAAAGCCAATATGCAGGCAGCAGATCAGCCCGCGAAATTGTCTGCGAGCAGTCAATTTAGAGACACAAGCACTAGTATGAAAGCAAAAGATGATTCAAGGAAAACATTAAATGCACATTTTAAGATCAATTCAAATAAACATGTAACGGATCAAACGATCTTTTTAACCTTTGATGATGGACCATCAGCGACTTCAAATCAGCTGTTAGATGTGCTGAAAGCGCATCAAGTGAAGGCCACATTCTTTATGCTCGGCCCGCAGATTAAAGAACATCCGGCAGCTGTGAAAAGACTCCATCAAGAAGGTCATCAATTAGGGCTTCATGGTATTACCCATGATGTGAAACGATTTTATGAAAAAAGTGATTCTCCTGTTAATGAGATGAAAGAAGATCAGCGTATTTTGGCTTCTGTCACAGGCGAGTATACCCATCTTGTGAGAACACCTTATGGTAGCGCCCCAAATTTAACCGATCAGCAAAAAGCACGTTTAAAACAAAAAGGCTTTGTATACTGGGACTGGACCATTGACAGTCTTGACTGGAAATATAAAAGCTCAAAATATGTACCAGAGGTATTAAATCAGCTGCAAGTCCTGGAGGCAAAATATCCAAAAGAACCAAAAATCATCTTAATGCACGATCAGCCAGCGACCGCAAAATACTTAAGCAGCTTAATCACGCAGCTAAAAGCGAAGGGTTATACATTTGAAGTCCTTGATGAAACAATGAAGCCGCTGCAGCAATAA
- the dat gene encoding D-amino-acid transaminase: MKVLYNGDFIEKKDAHVDIEDRGYQFGDGVYEVIRVYNGTLFTLKEHTERLFKSAKEIGIHLQGTVSDMEEKLQQLVAHNQLTDGGVYIQVTRGVAPRKHQYSDSLTPQITAYTFQVKKPVQEQTAGAKAILSEDLRWLRCDIKSLNLLYNIMEKQKASEAGAFEAILIREGFVTEGTSSNVYAVIDGVIRTHPANNLILNGITRRKLLEVCEEEGCTVEETRISKEELLRAQEIFISSTTAEVIPIVEIDGEPVGEGIPGELTKRVQEGFQQKIKHESEASISS, from the coding sequence ATGAAAGTATTGTACAATGGCGATTTCATTGAAAAAAAGGATGCGCATGTTGATATTGAGGACAGAGGCTATCAATTTGGTGACGGTGTCTATGAGGTCATCCGTGTATACAATGGTACTTTGTTTACCTTAAAGGAGCATACAGAGCGTCTGTTCAAGAGTGCAAAGGAAATTGGCATTCATCTGCAAGGTACAGTATCTGATATGGAAGAAAAGTTACAACAGCTCGTCGCTCACAATCAATTAACAGATGGCGGTGTGTATATTCAAGTCACTCGTGGTGTCGCACCTCGTAAACATCAATATAGTGATTCTCTTACTCCTCAAATCACGGCATATACGTTTCAGGTGAAAAAGCCTGTTCAAGAGCAGACAGCTGGTGCAAAGGCCATATTATCTGAGGATCTTCGCTGGTTAAGGTGTGATATCAAAAGCTTAAACCTTTTATATAACATCATGGAAAAGCAGAAAGCGTCTGAAGCTGGTGCATTTGAAGCAATCCTTATTAGAGAAGGTTTTGTGACCGAGGGAACCTCCTCGAATGTATATGCCGTGATTGATGGTGTGATTCGCACTCACCCTGCAAACAATCTCATTTTAAACGGCATTACCCGTAGAAAACTGCTGGAGGTATGTGAGGAAGAAGGATGTACTGTTGAAGAAACTCGGATAAGCAAAGAAGAATTGCTGCGTGCTCAGGAAATCTTCATCAGCTCAACGACAGCTGAAGTCATTCCGATTGTTGAAATAGATGGCGAGCCAGTAGGGGAAGGCATTCCAGGCGAGCTGACAAAGCGCGTACAGGAAGGCTTTCAGCAAAAAATTAAACATGAAAGTGAAGCATCAATCTCTTCATAA
- a CDS encoding universal stress protein: MFQADRMVVAFDGHEDSKKALKKAIGLAKTLHAKLTVTYAHDGKAGRQVFDAPRLMTGGAYIGGTVDFQTPPVYVPHDEQQNPLIFEDHTEEVVAEARLILNEEQFEAAIEIVEGEPAEAIIEYAEEISADLIVMGARDQSRLKKMLFGSVSEKLSAKSDIPVLIVK, translated from the coding sequence TTGTTTCAAGCTGATCGGATGGTCGTTGCGTTTGATGGACATGAAGACAGTAAGAAAGCATTAAAAAAGGCAATCGGTTTAGCCAAAACCTTGCATGCTAAGCTGACCGTGACCTATGCCCATGATGGCAAAGCAGGCAGACAGGTGTTTGATGCACCGCGCCTCATGACTGGCGGAGCTTATATCGGCGGCACGGTAGATTTTCAAACACCCCCTGTGTATGTACCTCATGATGAACAGCAAAATCCCTTGATTTTTGAAGACCATACAGAAGAGGTCGTCGCGGAAGCACGATTGATTTTAAATGAGGAGCAGTTTGAGGCTGCTATTGAAATTGTAGAGGGAGAACCAGCAGAAGCGATTATCGAATATGCTGAGGAAATATCAGCAGACCTCATCGTCATGGGAGCACGTGACCAAAGCAGATTGAAAAAAATGTTATTTGGCAGTGTGAGTGAAAAGTTATCAGCAAAATCAGATATACCTGTGCTTATTGTGAAATAA